From the Ovis aries strain OAR_USU_Benz2616 breed Rambouillet chromosome 10, ARS-UI_Ramb_v3.0, whole genome shotgun sequence genome, the window CCAAGGAGCCAACAGCCCAGGACAGCAAGAAAAACCAGCAGCTCAGTTCAAACCCAGCCACATGGGTTATGCTTTGAACCCACCCGACTTTAAGACTCTTTAGCATCTGGTACCAAAGAGAAACTAGAGAGCCAGGGACAGCAGAGAAAGACCTCCTCCACGATATGATCCAACATTAAACCCAGAGGCCACTCATCCAACCAGGCACCTGGCATGAGCCACAGGCAGAAACCGAGGCCCCAGGGTTTCCTGATAAGCAGAATTCATGAGAGCTCTGTTGTGTGAAGTCAGGAAATCCTGAACAAACAGGCCACACCAGCTTGCCACCTGTGTATTTCAAATGGAGACTTACTATGACTATGTGGAAATTCCATGACTGGACAGCTGCACCTGGGACAAACAAGGGCTGGGGCAGCCTGATGGGCTCCTGCTCCCTCTCCCACCCTGTCCTTCACAAGGCACTGCAGTACCTAGGTGGTCAGTGCCCTCTCAAAGGCGGCACCCTGCCCCACACACCTGTCCCACCCTCTGGCACAACAGCCAATCCTCTTCTGACATCAGTGAGAACTCCATCCTCCAGGACCATCCAGTCACCTGGGAGCTGGCAGATTCTCTGGTCTCTCCAGTTATGTGGGGTGGACTTCACCTTCCCAGCTGCCCACTGCCCGCAGTGCCCTCAGTCCAGCACAGGCTTTAAACAAGAGCCACGCCGCCCACCGCTAAACCACCTGGCCCACCTCACCCCCAACACGATGGACTGAGGACAACTCACACCTTCTCCACCTTCTCCACCCCTTTCACAGCAACTGCATCTTCAAGGGACCACGGAGAGCACGAGCCCCCCAGGGGGGTCTGCAGCAGACCTCCAGCAGGCTCAGCCAGGACAGGGGGCTGCCAGCACTGTGTCCCCAGTTGAACTGTCCTCTGGGGGATCTTGACCCAGGATCTTCACGGTCATGGAGGTCATTGACCTCACAGCTTTCTGTCTCTGGTTTGCCCTGCACATTCCCTCCTACACCCTCTGCCAATGCCAGGATACCAGGATCCCCCTTCAACGAGGAATCTGCTCCCACAACCAGGGAAAGAAAGCAGCGTGGAGGGTGCACAGAATTCACGGTGAAGCTGGAGCTCCTTCCCACGGGGGCTTTGCTCACAGTGCTAGCCCACGGGGAAGGGGGCAGCCTGGGGAAAGGTGTGCTCTTAGGAGTTCTGGGCGGCTACAGTCCAGATGCAGGGCCCTGGGTTCTGCTCCCCTGGAAGAGGAGCAGCGATGGTATCTTCTTAGAAAAGCATTTATCAGATATGAGCTGGTCAAGGGAACAATTTCTACCTTGTTAAACTATAAATGAGTGCCATAAATGTACGTTATTCTGGGCTTGGGTCCAATTTACCTTCCTCTTAATCACAGGGCACATATTGACTGAGGCTGCTGGAATCTTCTTTTGGTCAAAGATCAGCCAGTGTTTATACTGAGCACCAGGAACTTTCTACCAtaatataaaatgtcttttatttcaaGGCCATCCTTCCACAATACTGTTGAATCAGTTGAAAAATAGTAACTCCTGGAGTCCAGTTCTTGCCATTCTAAAGGTAAATACAACCTCTGAGCTCCATCATGTTTCCATGAGGGTTTATCCTCAGACCTTAGACTACTGGCCTCTCTCCCCACCGGTCCCGTCCACCTCGGTACTGAAATACATATACCAAAAAGCAGTGCACAGTATGAATATCTTTTACCTCAAGAAATGTAAACATTCCCCAAATTAAATAGGATTTCCAGTAACACTTTATGATTGCTTTCACTAAAGAGGGCTCCCGTGCATCCTTCTGGGCTCTCTTAACTTCTTGATCCCAGTACCTGTGATACAAAACAAAGCACAGTAAACAGCATGTCCCCCAAAGGGGAAACGGGGGAGGGGCAGAGACGAGCCTGCACTACAGGGCACTCTGCGGCTGCGCAATAGATGCCAGCTACCTGCTCACAGGGCTCCTGAAAGATGAGCGGTGCAGACTCTGACGCTCCAGAGAAACAGGCCTTGAGGGAAAAGTCCCAGATTCTGGAAACAAGCTCCTGCCTAGATTCGCTGGACTCACAGGTCATGAGCAGTTCAGGAGGGCAGATTCCCTCTTCCATGGACCCCACCTCTGGGGACAGAGCTCGGCCTCCAGGGCCACGTCCACAGATGCACAGGGAACATGGGCTCCCCCAGCCTCCAAAAATGGGCTAAGCCCAGGGTCAACCTGAGGGGATGAGCGTACAGTGCCAGGGGAGAAGCCTCAGGAGAACCCAGAGGAAGGCAAAGCCTCCCCCAAACCTTTAGCCCCACGTGAAAATTCTCACTCTCCCTCGCCTCCTCCCTGCTGCCTGTGCTCACCCTTGCAGCTCTTCTCCAAGGTGCTGGGAGCGATCTTCTGGAAGCACCGAGTACATGTCATCTGGTTCTAATTTCCGTTTGTGACCAATTTTAAACAAGGGGTTTAGCCAcctgttaaaaattaaaaggagagtGACATATATCCAAATTACACATCTCTAATTAGAAACCTACATTCATggacattgttaaaaaaaaaaaaaactctacattttaaatatataaagatatggGGAAAATTAGATATATGcttacaaacacacatacattctaGGTATAGGAAAGTCATGCTGGCTTATATATTACATAACTTAATTAAACCAGCCTGTTTGTGGCCTACCGAACATTcactgtacatctgctttaattattaatgaaaaaatatgtttAGAAATCAAAATAACAGTGGTTATTTTGTAATCAAAGTAACAGTGGTTCAGGCATGCAGAATAGAGCTGAATGGCCATCGTGGGTAAGGCTGCAGATATGTTCCTGTATTACTGAGGATTTATATCTTCTGAAATGTATCAGATTGAAGGATACCTACAtgtgttagtgataaagaacctgtctgctaaagcaggagttgtaagagatgctggttcgatccccaggttgggaagatcccctggagaaggaaatggcaacctacttcagtgtttaaacctggaaaatcccatggacaggggagcctggtgggctacagtccaccagttGGTGCAACCCCACCAGTTGGGGttgcagtcggacatgactgaactgtcTTAGTACCAGTGATATTCAAAGCAGTTGCAACCTTGAGGTCTCAAGATCTCCTCAGATCAATTGTCAACACAGAGGAGCTTTTATAGGAATTATCTTATGGACACAACACCCTGAGTCTAACAGGCTCTGGACCCTGAATTCGTTACAGTCGTCAGACTCCCCTCAGCCAGAACACTCATGTGAACTTCTTTCTGAACCCAACCTTCTGAAGACAACCTCAAGATAAGTAATACCTTTCCAACTAAAATGCAGTTGATTTTTCTTATGGTCCTCCTCGGTATCACTCCCTGGCAGATtcgtttatttttaaagtaacattcaAACATGCAAAAGGGCTGAGGTTTTACTGACTGTTGGATCTGTCACCATCAGCCTCAGTCGAGGAATAAATACAGCCCGCCAGACTTTCAGGGAACTGCACTAACAGCTGACAGCATCACCGAACTACGGTTTAATTCCTCCACGTCCAGGCTTCTGCCCGGGGACATCAAGATTGCCCACTGCCACCACACTCCTGCAAAGGCCTGTGTGTGAATCAAATCCCTGTTTTCTGGGGGTCCAACCAACCATTCATCATGAGCCCTCCACCTACAGGCATGGCCAACTCTAGATAGTTACCATGCTTAAGGGCTCTGGGGACAGGACCAAACATGGAGGGGCCTGGCCATGTGCAAGTACCCTGGATGGAAGGGCGCCACCATGAGCCTAAACATGACTCAATAAAATTCGAAGACAGTGTGTGTGCCCCTGAGGGATGTTTGCTCCTCGAGGTCCCTGTGGCAAGGGCACCCATGTTGGGCCATCAAGTGTCTCCAAGAAAACTACCAGGGGACACTGGGCTATAGGTTGTTCACACCCAGATCAAGGTTACATTCAAATTTTAATTACACTCGCACAACCTGTGAATCAAAGGGGCCATTCATCTAGTCAGGAGGGGAGCTGGACTGGTAATAGCAGTTGTCACTCTTGTAGGATCTCCAGTGAACCTAGCATGAGAAAGAACTTATAATAAcctaagtataaaaaaaaaaatttttttaagtcagagaCTGGCCTAGGTAAGTAGAGAACCCAGATCTAACCTTAGAATGACAAAATCTTCACTAGACCCTCTGGCCTACATGACACTTGACCACTACAAAGCTCTTGACTACCTGCTGGCTGATCAAGGGGGAATTTATGCCCCAGCAACCATTTCCTGCTGTTTTTATGTTAACACTAGTGGTCAGATAGAAGAGAGCACATCCCAATTGCCAGAGAAAACCACTTGCagacaaagacaagtatcatatggtatcacGTATACACGGAATCTTAAAAAGCcagacaaatgaacttatctaccaaagagaaatagagttacagatgtagaaaatgaacttatggtttccaggggggcagggaggaagggacaaattgggagactgggattgacatacatcGACTACTATATacgtacccaactctttgcaaccccatgaactgcagcccgccagcctcctctgcccatggggattctccaggcaagaatccctgagtgggtagccatgccctcctccagtggatcttcccaacccagggatctaacccaggtctcctgcactgcaggcagattctttacagtctgagccaccagggaagtatatataaaatagataactaataagaacctactgtatagcagagggaactctactcaatactctgtaatagcctttatatttttttaaagaaaataacattttaaaaacagtggatatat encodes:
- the LOC114116634 gene encoding ATP-binding cassette subfamily C member 4-like, encoding MLPVSAEVKTSPLQKANFCSRLFVWWLNPLFKIGHKRKLEPDDMYSVLPEDRSQHLGEELQGYWDQEVKRAQKDAREPSLVKAIIKCYWKSYLIWGMFTFLEVKDIHTVHCFLVYVFQYRGGRDRWGERPVV